Genomic DNA from Equus asinus isolate D_3611 breed Donkey chromosome 10, EquAss-T2T_v2, whole genome shotgun sequence:
gaagaaaggaaactgCTGGAACAGGAACGCGCTCAGGTCATGCAAGAAAAGAGACAGTTGCAGCCCTTGAGAAATGCGTACCTGAGCTGCCTGGGACAGGAAGAAGACTGGCAGAGGAGAGCCAGGCTTCTGCTGAAAGAGTTTGAAGATGCTCTGACGGAAAGACAGAATATCTACTGCAGCCTGCTTCTCCCTCGCCACAAGCGACTGGAAATAGAGAAGAGCTTGCTGGTTCGAGCATCCACTGACCCTGTTGCTGCTGACCTAGAGATGGCAGCTGGCTTGACTGACATATTTAAGCATGATACATACTGTGGGGATGTCTGGAATACCAACAAACGCCAAAATGGGAGACTCATGTGGCTATATCTGAAATATTGGGAAGTAATTGTTGAACTGAAAAAGtttaagaaagtagagaaagCCATACTAGAAAAGTAAGAGAAGACTGGAATAAAGCCTCTTAACAACTCAAAGTCAGATGGTCGTTGTGGCATTCTGGGCTATCCCATGTTTTCTCCTGTGCTGTGGCCACAGAGTGGCCTCCCACTCCTGCCAACCTCTGAGCAGGACAGCGAGGCCTCAGGAGACAAAGGGTTTGCTCCTTGATCCCCTTCAGCTATTAAGGACACAGTTTCTCAGAAGCATTTTTTAagctgttaatattttattaagcagAACAGTGTAACCTCATATGTTAGGTCTAGggtaaaaattgttttaagaatGTCAAATACAGTATTGATCCtcaatataaataattttctgtctggttttATCACTTCCTAAATAAAGCATGTTTTCTCCTcgaattatttttctctctcctaaaaTTGCATTTAAAAGTTATCAGGTAGTGGATGACTTGCTTACAGATGATAACAAAAAGTAGTAATATCATCAAGGTTTTGTATTGTTTTGGAGCTCTCTGCTGccaaagggaagaaaagtatTTCTCATATCCAGTTGATACCCTAATGTGTGTTTGGGATTTGGTTTGTGTCTGTATTCAGCAAGCAGATACTATTTATTACCAATGACATATAATAATAAATACCTGCAATTTAAAAGCAACAGTGCCACTTTTTATGTGTGTTACTCTTGAGAGAATGTTTTTACACAGATTATCTCAGTTTTTACCATAAACTAAAAGGTGGGCAGGCACTTATGGCCCCATATAGCCTTCACAGAGCTGCTGTGAATCAGCCTTTACTCTGCTTTGCACACGTCCCCAGTGTGATCCTAACACCAGTCCTGTGCAGTGAGTACTGTCGTTACCCTCTGGGTCCAGCGTCTCCAAGACCGCCCCTAACTTTGATGACTTGCTTGGTGGTCTCGTAGGAGTCAGCATGAGGTTGTGCTCACAGCTAGGCTTTCTTACGTGAAATGATCCAGGGCACAGGCACAGGGAAAGGCGCTAAGGCCACGTGGAGACCAGGCGCAGCTTCCGGAGCCCCCTCCACCGCAGTCACGAGGACATGCCTAATCCCCAGCATGAGTCGTGACAACACGTGTGAGATGTGACCAACCAGGGCCACTTCTTAGAGACGGTGCCCAGGGTTTCTGTTGAGGGCTGGTCACATAGGCATcctctgcctggcacatactCAAAATTCCAGATTCCTAGAAGGAAAGCGGGTGTTCAGTCCAAACTGCACAgtttaggcacagtgagccactACTCTAGTTAATGGTGGTGGGAACCCTCCCAAAATGGAGGTTTCCAGATGCTGGTGAAGGGCCAACCTCATCAGCAGGCCTTGCAGAGGACCGCAGTCTCAGGCCTGCCGTGTGACTTTTTGCACGtgctcattctacagatgagggcACTGGAACGAGGTCAGGAGAAATCAacctgcccaagggcacacaggtGGCCATGTTGGAGCCACTGTAAACCGAGGCGGTTTGGCCTCAGAACCGCTACTAACATATGCAAGTGTTGTTAGTAAGTGGCCTGGCAGCACCTGGGTTAAGGTCTACCTGACTTCAAACCCTGTTTCCACCCTACCTGTCTATATGGCAATAAGacaaactaataaaaatgttaagCTTAGAGAAAACTTGAGTTTCATTGTAGAGTGATAGTCCCCAGAGCTACTATTTGTTAAGTTCATGTTGCACACTGGATCTTACATAATTTGTGCTTACGTGTTTTTAATCTTCAGAACAATTTCAGAGATGAAGCAGCTGGCTCAGACCTTAAGTTCCCTAAGACGGACGTGAGCCCTCTGCTCCAGGCTCTGTGCTCTTAGCTCCTCTGCTCTGCTCAGAAAGGTTTGACACTTGTCTTCTTCGACAGCTCATAATGTCATCTTTCTGCTGTATTGCCACCACTTGATCtaagcaaaaataatttcttcaggTAAATCTGGATTAAACAGTTTCTCTAGTTATTTGTGTTTCATGGTGTATCACACTGTTGTTTAAAGATTGGTGCATATTCTACTTCCTGTTATTTGATTTGCCATATGTCCTTGGATAAACCACTTAATGCTTTTCTCTTGGTTTTATCTTTGAAATGAGGAAAATACAGCCAGCCATTTGGTAACTGAATTTCAAGGTGAATGATTGTCAAGGTGAATTGTTAATCCtcatcctattttctttttctttttttttttttttttttgaggtaggttagctctgagctaactgctgccaatcattctctttttgctcaggaaggctggccctgagctaacatctgtgcccatcttcctctactttctatgtgggacgcccaccacagcatggcttgtcaagcgtgccatgtcagcacccgggatccgaaccggcaaaccccgggccgctgaagcagaacgtgtacacttaaccgctgcaccaccgggccagcccctcatcctaTTTTCTAATGCCCTCAGCCTAGCTGCCTTCAATAGCTAGATAAATATGTTCAGATAATTCAAATCAATTTAGACACTGGCCCAAAACTAGGCAAAAAAAAACTAGGCAAAATTAGGCAAAGAAGTTTTCTACAGAAAATTATATTAGGCCAAGTTTGCATTTGCATGGTAAACTTCCATTATCAAGTTTAATTGAGTCTCAATTTTATATCATCTGTCTTCTTAAAATCAATTCTTTTAGGTTCAAAGTGTTTCACAATGTCATGGCCATTTGATGACTTCACAGCTGTGCCAAAAGATGTCTGGATGAAGTGAGATTATAGTGGAACACTATTGAATTAAAATCGTTTAAAATTGACAAAAAGAACAGGAGCCCAAGAGCTATTTGATGTGTATGCAGAATTTGTAGGGACTTTAGAACATTATTTGTCCTGGCTGCTTTCCTGAAGGTCACAgtactgtcgacgaaaataatccatatccaatctataaatgaaaatttgggtgagtttattctgagcttaaatctgaggattataacccgggagagtctttccacaaaggaacagagcactccaaagatgtttgggtataagggtggttatataccctcaaagaggatgtttcacataggattggaatgtcccttttacaatagtcgcgagactgctctgtcggcacagcgattgatggaaatagcaggtaggtcttctgtctctgtgaacacagcagggtggcagtctgttgtctccagctgggtggtcacaggtgagctgggaggtgagtgcagcaatcagttcctagcctaaagaaaaatgctaatgttggggggggggaagttgcatctttatctcaagggcctttgttctggccaaaggaaatgtctaagcagatatgcaatgcgtgctcaatagccagtcaggcccttttggaggaaaaaaaagaagtcaggccgaattaggtttataccaaatggcttcctcatatactccaatatatcctattgcttgccatttttatttgtcagtactGAGACCTCCTGCGCAAGACGGGAGAGGACTCTCCAGGGTAAGGAGCCTGCATCCTCACCAGGACAGCCTGAGGGCCAGTGCTGAAGCAAGGCCCTGCCCTTGGGTGGAGCCTGGGCTCCACTGTGGTGAGGAAAAGGAGTGATCATTTCGTGGTCTGTGTAACTGATTTGGGGATGTCAGGTTGTTGTGGATGAGGTTGCAGAGGCTTAAAATGGAAGGGCTTTGGGTGTTCTAGTTTTGCTTACTGTGAAAGTCCCTATTTCAGGGTTCTTTACTTTGGAATGAAGTTAGAAGCCACGGGGATTGACCTGGATCTTCCAAAAGTAAAACGAGAAGCAGGTGATAATTCTGTAAGTGAATCTAGTCAATGCATTTggtaaatatgctttttttttctgttgttaaaaTTCAGAAAGATACGTGATTCTTAAACatatttcttgtgtgtgtgtatatataatacatatatggACTGGCAGATAAAGTGTTGATTTCATGTTGACAAAATAATTCTGCAAACATTGCACCAATGATTCGATGTTATGGCAAGGAAGAAACTTCACCAAAGAACTTGTGTGTTCTTGAAAAGAGAAGTTATGTCTAATTAAAACATGTAACTGTATTTCTGTGTTGGATTGTTTAAAAAGCCTGATTGCTGAAGAgtttacagtcatgtgtcacttaacggtGGGTCacctgagaaatgtgttgttaggtgattttatcATTgagtgaacatcacagagtgaacCTAGACGGTACAGTccaccacacacctaggctatatggtgctaatattatgggaccaccgtcgtgtatgcagtccatcattgacagAAACGTGATGTGAATGACTGTACTAAGATCATCTCTTTACAGtaaggggaagagaggaaaaggctTTCTAGTTACTTCCACTGTCTTAGTTTCACCGCATAAAAGCAAatctataggggctggccccgtggccgagtggttaagttcgcgcgctccgctgcaggcggcccagtgtttcgtcggttcgaatcctgggcgcggacatggcactgctcgtcagaccatgctgaggcagcgtcccacatgccacaactagaggaacccacaacgaagaatagacaactatgtaccggggggctttggggagaaaaaggaaaaaataaaatctttaaaaaaaaaaaaaagcaaatctatAACATGTGGCTCATCTGGAGGCCAGATGGATGACCACTGAGCTGTGACACAGACGGTgctgctgtgccgacagagctgGGCTTGTTGGACCTGCCCTGATCCATGGGCAAACAGGTCTTTTTTGCATACCTGAGGTAGGTTATGTGGGCTGATGCCAAAAGTGCTCCTCTCGGTTGTAAGGATGACAAAAACAGCTGCTGTTTCTCTATACATTAGGATTGTGGTTGCAAGCAACGGATCAATTCAAGCTAGCTTAGACAGTTCAAGGGGGGATTTATTTTAAGGCTATCTCATGAAATGGCATGGCAAAAATGGAGAATGCAGGCCAGATCtcagagaggaaacagaaatggcaaataaacaaCTATCAGGAACCTCTAAGTCATGATATTTCAGCCTCATCTCTCTGCATATCTGTTATAATCTTTTCTCCCTGCCAACTTCGCCTCTTGGGTCCCACAGAAGAACAGCTCCTGAGCTTAGTCGTACTGGTTCTACTCCCATGTGTGGCAGAGTTTGGAAACCCCTGGGCTATACAGTGCTGTGGCCTTTGAGTGGAATGACAGAGGGGAAATCAAGGGTATGTGCCCTTTGTTAACCTCACAGGAAATcttgacaaaaagaaaaccaggctTCATAAGCCAACCATTGACGCAGGCATGCTGCAGAGGCAGCCCTGAAGGAAGTGAGTCTCCTACAGACCCTCAGGCAACTCAAGGATCTCGTCATGGTGATGGGACTGCACAAAGACTGAATCCACAGCCTTGATGGCTCCCAGGCCAAAGTCAGGGCCTTGAGAGGCGGAGGGTTGGGTCCTGACCCCAGATGGGATATTTGGTGGTGAACCTGGGAATTGGAACGCCAGATTCACGTGAGCCCTTCGTGCCAGCCCAGGCAACTCCCTTCAGAGACCTCAGGCCGTGCTCAGCCCTCATGGTCTGTCCAAGTGGAGAAGTCCAGTCCCTGCTGCAGGGGGAAATGGCTGCTCTTTGAAGGAAGTGCAGGACCTGGGGTCCACGGGGGAGTGGAGGGGATAGCAGAGGAAAGGCCAGTGGGGCACAACATACCGCTGTGTGGGCACTCATGTACAGCCCATGCGTGATGTCCTGGCAAGGACACTGGCCGGGCCTGGACCTGCTGGCTCCTTATGGGTGGCAGGTGTCAGTAAGTGGAGGAGTGCATGGGCTGCCTGGAGTCGCAGGCTCAGGGACACGTAGAGGCATGGGTGTTGAGCAGAtttgccacgtgaggacacataATGCTGCCCCACTAAGGTGCTGAGAGTGCCCTGCTGGGAAGGGGCTCTGACACTGGGGACTAGCTGGGTGGTGGCTGCCTGCAGGCCAGGGGTGACCGTCGCAGGCGATGCCCTGGAATTGGGTCCTGGCGACAGGATTTGGGACTGGCAGAGGCAGGTGGGTGGAACCACTGTGATGCATCAAGACCCAGGTGATAATCACAGCGCTTTCACCCATGGGAAGCTGCCAGGGTGGCTGATGGATAGAGGCTGGGGTCCTAGGATCTAGTGGATGCAGCTGACTCAAGTGTTGCTCAGCTCatataagaagaaggaaaaagcgCAATGACGAGAGCTGCAGGCTGCTGTCTCCAGGTATCCTGGCCACATCCACTGCCAGAGGGTCCACTGGGTCTCTAGGTGTCTCCTGGTCTGAGCATATAGTTGGAGAGAACCGTCTGCAACAAGAGTTGTTAAGGCAGGAAGACCCAAGTGGAAGCTCCTGGATCTGGACCCTCTTTGCCAGGGTGGCAACAGGAAGCAGTGCTGAATTCCTGGAGGAAATGCAATGATTAATCCACCATGAAGGACTCGGGAGGCAAAGATGGTGCCCCCATGTCCTGGGCGGTGGTCCCCATCGTGTTGCCGTTTGCCTCACCTCTGTGGCCCCTGGGAAGACCAGGTGGATTTGGGCACACGGTAGGCCCCCAGGCTTCACCAGGAGAAGCCCCAGTTGAGTTGCCATGTGGTGTGTTCTTGCCCTCTTGACACTTGGCACCTGAGTGTGTCTTCCTAACCCCACAGCTTGCCTTTGTGTGGGGGCCACACCCTCTGCAGCATGAAAGGCACAGGGATACTCCTGGGACCTGGCAGATACTCACAACCACAATCATAGCCGCCATCATGTTGGGCATTGTCAGAGCCTCCACATCTCGGGCTGGGCAGGTACAGCGAAA
This window encodes:
- the CCDC127 gene encoding coiled-coil domain-containing protein 127 isoform X2, with translation MNNLNDPPNWNIRPNSRADGGDGSRWNYALLVPMLGLAAFRWIWSRESQKEIEKEKEAYRQRTAAFQQDLEAKYHTMISENRRAVAQLSLELEKEQNRTTSYREALISQGRRLVEERKLLEQERAQVMQEKRQLQPLRNAYLSCLGQEEDWQRRARLLLKEFEDALTERQNIYCSLLLPRHKRLEIEKSLLVRASTDPVAADLEMAAGLTDIFKHDTYCGDVWNTNKRQNGRLMWLYLKYWEVIVELKKFKKVEKAILEK
- the CCDC127 gene encoding coiled-coil domain-containing protein 127 isoform X1 translates to MYFMHFVWLMVLFFTLRYTSMNNLNDPPNWNIRPNSRADGGDGSRWNYALLVPMLGLAAFRWIWSRESQKEIEKEKEAYRQRTAAFQQDLEAKYHTMISENRRAVAQLSLELEKEQNRTTSYREALISQGRRLVEERKLLEQERAQVMQEKRQLQPLRNAYLSCLGQEEDWQRRARLLLKEFEDALTERQNIYCSLLLPRHKRLEIEKSLLVRASTDPVAADLEMAAGLTDIFKHDTYCGDVWNTNKRQNGRLMWLYLKYWEVIVELKKFKKVEKAILEK